The Chryseobacterium sp. G0186 genome includes the window TGATTGTTCATTGATTGGCTTTACAGTGAATTCTATAGCGTCAATATTCTTTAGGTCAGATTGATAATCATCCTGTGTCATAAAAAAGTAATCATAGTCGAAACCGAATGGAGGGCCATCGTTAGCCGGATTTTTCTTGAAGTATTCATTTCCTTCAACATATCTTTTTTGATAATCTGATAAAAATTCTTGAGAGAATAGCGCACTGCTTTCCAGAAATTTCATTTCCTTTTTTACCTCATCAAAATCTACATAATAATTGATAACGGGATCAGTTTCTTTCAAAGCTCCTCCTTGTATACCATTAAAACTGTAGATCTTATCTTCATTTTCTTTATACCATTTCAGAAAGGTCTTTACTGTTTCAACCTGAGAATGATCCTGATGTTTTTGAATTGAGGGTGTTGTATTGTTTTGTTTTATAGTGGTTTGTGTTGTTGGCTGGTTGTTGGGGTTTTCTTTTTTACAATGGGTGAACAGTATTAAAACAACTGATGATAACAAGAGTTTCCTTAACATAAATAGTTTTCTTTTTCAAGCCTCCAAATTACAAAATTACAGACTTATTCAACATTGATTACTTATTCTTAATTCTGTAATTTTCCCTGTAGGTATTAGCCGTGATTCCGGTGCAACGCCTAAAATATCTGCAGAAAAGGGAAGAATCTACAAACTGAAGCTGATTACTGATCTCTTTAATGGAAAGCGAGGTGGTTTTCAAAAGTTCCTTGGCATGTTTTATTACCCTATAGCTTATCCATTGCTTGATCGGCTTTCCTGTTTCTTTTTTTATCAAACTACTTAAGTACTGTGGCGAAAGATGTAATTGGTCAGAATAGAATAATACACTTCTCTCCAGATGTCCATGTTTATTCAGCAATTCAAAAAAATGGTCTATAATGTCCTGGCTTCGGGTTTGCAAAAGGCTGTTATTCTTGATGACAGGCAGATAAAGTTTTGAAACCTGTTCCAGAAGAGCATAAAGCAGATATTGTACAGTTTCTACAGTGCTTTCTTCCTTTGTTTTGGAATGATAGTCCTGTATTAACTTGACGGTAGACCAGATCAGGTCTTTTGCGGTATCTTTTACCAGTATGGCCGGATTAAACTTGATCTCGTCACTGGCTAAGAGAACCGTCAGAAAGCTATACGTACTGATAAAATCCAGGGAAATATAAAATACGGATAATTCAAGATCATCACTACAGGAGAGGTCTGTGAGATCTGTATCCGGTAAAAGCATTATGATGGAATTTTCCTTTATATGAAAGGGAAGGGTATTAATTTTAAGGTTTAGTTCACCTTTTGATACAAAGCAAAGCAACAGTTTATTGAGTTTAGGGGCTCTTTTACAGAATTTAGAGACTGTATTTGCCTTGTAATGTTCAATACATAATCCTTCAAATTTGGGTTTGTGATCTACTATCATACAGTTGGATTATTTCCTGGAATGGTTAATGCTTTTGTCAGTTGAATTACTGCGATCAAATGTAAGCAGTTAATTTTTCTTTTTTGAGGCATTGTTTAAAATGGAATATAAAATATCAAAAATGGAATATCTTTTATTGAATGAGTGTGACTAACTTCGCCAACGGAAATTTTAATCAGATACAGAGATAATGCAAGATAGAAAAACTGCAGTTACGAAGATGCCTAAAGCCTGTTTTTTACTTTTTTTTGCCCATGGACTTGTTTTTTCTTCTTGGGCCAGCCGGATTCCCATTATTAAAGATGCGCTTTCGATAAATGAAGCGGAGCTGGGTACCCTTTTGCTTTTAATGCCGATAGGGCAGCTTTCTACCATGGTTTTAGCAGGGAAACTGATCAGTAAATATGGAAGCAGTCAGATTATTAAAAGCTGTTTTTTATTATATCCTGCTTTTCTTTTACTGATTGGTCTTTCTCCGTCTTATTGGGTGTTGGCGGCTGTTCTATTCTTTTTTGGAGTTACAGGTAATATGTGCAATATAGCGATCAATACTCAGGCGATAGAAATAGAAACGATCACAAAAAAGACATTACTGTCATCCTATCATGGAGCCTGGTGTTTTGCAGGGTTAGTAGGAGCCATTCTTGGCTTGTTGATGATCAATCTGAATGTGGGAACATTTTATCATTTTGTATTTACTTTTGTTCTTGTTATGTCTCTTTGGTTATACAGTAAAGGGCATTTAACCAATATCATTCATAAAGCAGAACCACAAACGCAGTCAATTTTTAAATTTGTTAATCCCACATTGGTCGGATTGGGTATCATAGGTTTTTTGAGCATGGCTATTGAAGGAGCGATGTTCGACTGGAGTGGTGTTTACTTTCAAACCATTGTAAAAGCCCCTGAAAAACTTGTTATCCTTGGATATACCAGTTTTATTTTAATGATGACCCTAGGACGATTTATTGGAAACCGTGTGATTGAAAAATATGGAAAGAAAATTGTCTTACAATGCTGTGGTATTTTGATGAGCAGCGGACTTTTCCTAAGTGTTTTCTTTCCGGAATTATGGATCTGCATCATTGCATTTATGATCATTGGTCTGGGCAGTTCCCTTAGCGTACCTTCTGTTTACAGTACGGTAGGAAAGGTAAGTAAAGTAGCTCCCAGTATTGCTTTGTCTTTTGTATCCAGTATTTCATTTTTAGGGTTTTTGATGGGGCCTCCTTTGATCGGATTTATTGCTGAATGGTTTGATCTAAGGTATTCTTACGGTCTTTTTGCCTGCTTTGGAATACTATTGGCCATTATGGCCGGGCAAATGAAAGTGTTTAGGAGTAAATAACTGCATACTTTAAAAAAAGCGAGTCTGTTTTCAGGATCTAATATTCATCCGAAAATAGACTCGTAATCATTTCTATATCCAGTTCTCTATCAAATGGAACCACAAAGATTTTTCTTCATTGAAAAGAAAAACTGCTGAAGATTTTCTTTTATTTGTTATTCCCCCTGTAGTTTGAATTTCAGTATAAGTGGCCAGTCCATGATGATCAGAGTGGTGTACTTCTATGTTTTCAACCTGAACAATACGTTCCGGAAATTTTCCAAATGTAGTGGGAAGCCATTCCGAAAATAGGGATAAGGTAACGGAATTTCCATCTCCGTTGATCATTGTAAAATCAGGAGAAAATCCTGAAAGGAGTTCTTTGTAAAGGATTTCCTGGTTCTCCGCTTTCCCTTGGAACCATTTTTCAATATTCTCATGAAATACTGTTATTTCTCTGATGATTTTTTCTGTGTTGTTCATAAATTTAAAATTATAATTTTTTTTATCTCTGAAACATTTTTTTTCTTTACAACTGCTGTATGTATTTCTTTAACCGGATATTTCCCCAAATTCCCATAAGCTGAAAGCCTCCAATCATGGCAATGGCTAACGCAAAAGAGGTAGGAAATCCCAGGGTTTCTATCATATTAAAAAATAGGGTCCCGATAATGGCTCCACCTGTTACGCTGCCAATCTGTATTCCGATGCTGATAAGACCGGAAGCCTGCCCAGCCTTGTCCTTGGAGGCAAAAGAAATAGCTGTCCGCATCATCATAGGCATAATAATTCCGTGTCCTAATCCTGCCATAAAAAGAGTGATATTGGTGATTAATGATGGCTTCTGCTGAACATAAAAAGCCAATGCACTAAAGATAAAGCCCGTTATGAGTAATCCCAGGCCGATGTAGATGACTTTATGAGGGACTGATTGTATTTTAGAGGCAATAAAGGGACCCAGAAAAAAAGCAATTCCGTAAGGAACAATGGCTATTCCTGTCTGCATAGAGTCTTGGTGCAAAAACTGTTGCAGGTAGTAAGGATAACAAATGAATAAACCAGCTGTGAAATTGTAAAAAAAGATGATCAAAAGACTTAAAGCAAAAGGCTTATGTTCTAAAAGGGTCGGGTCTATGAGTACAGGACGATTTTTTTTCAGCAAATACATTTCATATTTAAAAAAAACAACCAATAAAGAAATGCCTGTAACCAAAATTCCGAATATCCACCAGGCCCAATGGTATTTCTGTCCGAAAATAAGAGGACAGATGAGCATCAATAGAGCAAGGATCATTAATAATGAACCTGTAAAGTCAATTCCGGAATTGGCTTCCCGGTGATGATGATCCATTGTAAAATGAATTCCTATAATACAGATAACGGTAATGGGTATATTTACAAGAAATACCATTTCCCAGGAAACACTTCCCCAATGCATGCTCAGCAGTAAACCGCCTAGCAGTTGTCCGATTACAGATGCCAGGCCAAATACAGAACTGAAAAGACTTACCGCTTTAGGTTGCTCCTTGGTGTTAAATAAAACCTTTATAGAAGCCAAAACCTGAGGAGCAAGCAACGAAGCACCCACCCCCTGAAATAATCTGGCAATAATAAGCCATGTTATAGTAGGAGAAAAGGCACAGGCCAGAGACGAAAATAAAAAAGTATATAACCCTAATGTGAAGATGCTTTTACGTCCATAAAGATCCCCAAGTATTCCGCCACATACCACAAGAGCCGCATAGGTAAGTCCATAGATGGCAATAACCATTTGGAGCTGATGATCACTGGCTTTGAAAGCATTTTTAATAGAGGGTAATGCCATATTGACAATAAAGTAGTCCAGTGGAGAAAGAAAAGCTCCTGCTATCAGGAAATTAAGAGCCTGCCACCGTTTGGGGGAGATATTCATATTTTTTTATGCAAATTTAACCACTGAATATTCAGGTAAAATTGTACTTTTGGAGGAAAATATAGTGTACAGATGAAAGGACTGAATCTTGAGGGCATTAAAGTGAAGAAAATACAACTTAAAGGAGAAGAGGTTATTTTAAAAACAAAATCTTTTCTTTCATTTGTATATGTGGTAAAAGGAAAGGGAAATTTACTGTATGATGAACGTAGTATTGATTTTACAGAGGGCAAGCTTTTTATTATTCCACAACAGGAATCCTATCACTTTGAGAGTGAAAATGCAGCATTGATTACCATAGAATGTCCCATAGAATTTATTAATAAAATCCGGTTGGAGGCAGACCGTATCGAAAGCTGTGAAAACCTTTATAAACTTCAATACATCAGCAATAACTACCATGCACGGGCAGGATGTGTCTTCAGAAATAAAAGTGATGAAGGTTTTGCAGAAACCCTTATTCTGCAGATTGCAGAGGAATTCAATAATAAAGCAGAGGACTATCTTATCATTCGTAACTGTATTTCAATTCTGTTGAACCTTATTGCAAGAAATATTATTCAGAGTGAAACATCAGATCTGCAGGAAAATAAGAAAGCTTTTTCCATTATGAAGATCATCACCTATATTCAGCAGCATATAAAAGATAGGGAGAAAACAGGTCTTCAGGCCATTGCTGAGCACTTTGGAATTTCAGGGAATTATTTTGGAGAGTATTTTAAGCAACAGACAGGAATTTCCTATCAGGATTACGTATTGGATTACCGACTTAAATTGGTGGAAACGTATTTAAAATACAGCAGCATAAGACTGAGTGAAATAGCCTATGATCTTCAATTCAGCGATGAAAGTCATCTTTCCAAGCTATTCAAGAAATACAGAGGCATAACGCCCGGAGCCTACAGAAAAAATATGAAAGAAGAAAAATAATAATTGTCAGTTTTGTAAGTATTTGTTTTTCGTGATTTTAAGGTATTAAAAAAATATACATAGTCAACTATATAGTTGGCTATGTTTTTATATATTTACATCAAAATTTGTAATATGGATTTTGACTTTATTAAGGATTTGGGATATAAGGCATTGGACAGCAGGCTGAAAAGAATCAGTGATAGGATGTCTCATGATGTCAGAAAATTCTATAAGGAGTTTGGAATAGATGTAGAGCCCAATTGGTATCTTATTTTTATGTTGCTCCAGAAAAAGAATGAGGTTTCTATTACAGATATTGCCGAACCCTTAGGATATTCTCATCCTTCTGTAGTGGTTATTGTAAAGAAAATGACAGAAAAAGGCTATCTGATCATCAAAAAAGATGAAGTGGATAAACGCAAGCAGTTGATTTCGTTATCTCAAAAGGCTATAGAAATGCTTCCTCAGCTGGAACAAATATGGGATAGCTGTGAAAAAGCTATTTTGCAACTACTGGAAGATGATCTTTCCATTTTTTCTTATCTCGATACCATAGATCAGGGATTGAAAACAGATTCTTTTCACCATCGGTTTAAACAGGAATACTTAAAATCAATAGACTCATGAAAACACTTATTTTAATGACGACCTTATTTTTTTCTAACCTTATGATTTCTGCTACAGAAACTAAAGTCATGATAAGGGCTAAGGCAAGAGATGCCAAATTTATAGGGAGTTCCCTGGGAGGAGCCCATATCATTGTGAGAAATAAACTGAACCAAAGGATTTTGGCAGAGGGAAATACGTCAGGAAGTACCGGAAACACAGATTTGATTATGAAAACGCCCAAAATAAGAGGGAATTCAATTGCTGATGACCAAACAGGGGGATTTATAGCGGCTGTTGATATTGATGAACCTACTTTTGTTACGATAGAAGTTGTTTCTCCACTGAACAACAGACAGGCACAGGCTGTTGTAACCACAGAATTGTGGCTGATTCCCGGAAAGAATATTTTAGGTGAGGGAATAATACTTGAGATTCCCGGATATATTATTGATATTTTAAAACCCAGAACCCACCAGTATATTGCATTGAAAACCATTAAAGACAAACCCTTTCTGTTTCAGGCGAATATCGTTATGATGTGTGGATGTGTAATAGACAAAGGAGGAGTCTGGAATTCTGATGAAATTGAAGTGACAGGAATACTTAAGAAAGATGGGAGAATTGTGAAAAATATTGATTTGTCATGGGTTTCCACCAATTTATTTGAAGGCAGCCACATCATCAATACCCCGGGAAACTATGAACTTATCCTATATGCCTATCATGAGAAAACAGGCAATACAGGAGTGGATAAAGTGAACTATGTAGTTTTTGATTAATAAAGGAATCTGCAATTAGAGATTGCAATAAAAACACTGAAGAGGAGGCCTTAATAGTCTCCTTTTTATTGTATAGGTGTTATCTAAAGTTCACCAAATACGGTAATAATAGCAGCAATAAGCTCTTTTTCTATAGCAGGACTGGAAGAGGCTTCCGGTACAATGGCCCGTAAATTACCCTCATCATCCCTTTCAAAAACCACTTCGCATCCATCAATATCAACGTATAATTTGTAACCGTGAGAGAATGTTGCCAGTCGTCCATTGAAAACCAATTCTTTGCCTTTATACGTTACGGGTACTTCAAATTCTTCCATTAATTTTTTGTTCTATAGGTCTGTCCAATCTTTTTAAGTGCAAAGATACAATGTTAATATGTAATTATAGAAAGGAATTTATAACTACAAAATATAGCTGATAATCGGGATTGTCTTAGTCTTCAATTCTCTTTAATATTGATGAATATGATGAACAAATTTCAAAGCATGAAAACAATAGCATTTAGCTTTCTTTTTATGTTGACTTCAGTTACGGCCTGTACACAGGAAAAAGAAAATAATTCATTAGCTGTTTTAAAAAAGAAAACCATCAATACGGTTCCTTTTTTAACGAAGAACAATGATTTTGTTTATGTAGATAAAACAAGCTTGAAACCTATCATAAATCAAAAATTCCGAAGAGCATCCGTATTTACTCCCACAGGCTTTGCAGTGGTGGAAAATGAAAAAAATGAATATGCAGCCATAGACGAAAAAGGAAAAATAGTTTTAGGTTTTTCAGCAGAAGAAATTGGGTTGAATGTTATCAACGGACTTACATTTTACAAAAAAGATATTGAATACGAAAAGAAAATGCCTGCCTGGAAATGGGAGTGGAGTATTATGGGAGGTGGTATCAAGAAAGAACAAACCTACCATAAAATAGAAATTGGAGTACTGGAAACCAAACAAATTCTCCTACAGGAAGACATCCCTTATATGGAGAAGAGTTATTATCTGAATTTTCTTTCCGTAGATGAAAATCATGTTTTTTGGAACGGAACCTTGTACGAAATCAAAAAATCCCGCTTGCATACAATAGAAAATAATACTGCTGAGCTGTTGGAGAACAAACGCTTTATCAAAGCTTCCAATGCCAGTTTTTCAATGTACGGATTGAATCAAAAAAAGGCAATCCACAATGGGTTAACAGGTTCTGAAAAACTTTCAATTCAGTTTAGGAAAGAAACGATAACACTGGATGAAGTTAATAAAGAACGCTATGATCCGGAAGTGCCTAAACTTTTAGTAGACAACAAAACCAATGATGTTTATCCTTTTCCACAATATGAAAAAGTATTTCCGAAAGAAATTACAAAGGCAACGGCTTCACAAATCGATTTCATTAAAAAAACTTCCTTGGTGTATTCCATAACCAATTCGCCTTATTTTTTATTGGGGGTTTTTAATTATGATCATGATATTTGGGCATTCGACTGGCTTTATATTGATACCAAAGGAAATGTTGTAGATTCCATTGATACCTATAATTTTAAGGTGTTAGACCAACTTGGGTATATGGTTTGGCCTGATCGAAAGATGATTTTACCCGATCAGTTCATTAATAAAAACTGGAAATTCGGAAAAATAAAGTCTTATCAGGGAATGAATAACCTATATCTGATTCGAATTGAAAATGAAAAAAAGGAGGGAACTATGGGACTGTGGGATAGTGGTAAAAAGACGTGGGAGATAAAGCCTGAGTATCATGATATCTCGGTTTTAAATATAGAAAAACAGATCTACGCCCTTCAAAAGGAAGAAAAAGGTTTGTATACACTGTATGATCAAAAAAATAACAAAAGTATAGGATCAAAAGCGTATCAATCTATTAATTCGGACGGTTTGGTGACTGTTAAAGTGAATTCCGGAGAAAATAAGTCTTACTATATTGACCTTGATTCGGGAAAAGAGTTTAAAGAAGAATAATCTAAATATTTAATTTATTATGCTTTCATCTGCAGATTTACAAATTGAAAGGGCATTGTTCCTTAGTGCTTTGATTATATTTTTTGGAGTAGGATTTTCATGTACACTCATTATCTTTATTATTAATTCTATAAGAAAAAAACCTAAAAATGCATTGTATTATGTTTTTTCGTTCCTAATTTCTGGAACTATTGTACTAGCTTTAGCAGCGTTTTGTTTTTGTATGATATTAATTCAATAGACTAAAATTGATAAATCATGATAAACTATAAACCCTGGGAAAAAATACAAATAGAATTAAAAAATAAATTTATAATATTATAACTATGATTTTTAGAAAATTATTACCTGTTGTTGCTTGTGCTTTAAGTATATCATCTTTTGCCCAGATCAGGACGGGAGTGTACTTTTCTTCAGATAAACAATACAATGAAATTATTGAAGATGTCGGAAATCCATTATCAGGAAGCCCGGTGATGATTGTAAAATCATTTGTTCCTAACTTCGGAAGTTATATATGGTTTTTGAATGAAAGTAAATCCAAAAGCCCTGCCTATTTGGATGAAAAGCCAAAGGACCTACATGCCGGTATTTTTCTGGAAGATCATGGCGGACTAATTCCGCAGATCACCTTTAAGGATTTTGCGGGAGGTTTGTCGCAACCTAAGTATCTCATTAACTTCTGTGAGGTTGGTGATGCCAATAAGGATGGCTTTCCTGAGTTTTATCTTACGTATTTTGAAGAATCGGATGGGTTAGATGCCAAACCCCTGAAGGTTATTGTGTATACCAACTTAGGTGAAAAAACATTTACAAAATCAAAAATTACCGGCTGGATTCCATTTCAGGAAGAAGATCAATACCGTGAAGAAAAAGATCCTAATTTCAAATTACTCCCAAAAGCAATAAGTCTGAAAGCGGAAAAGATATTGAAAGATGCCAAAAACGGAATAAATTAGAAGACCTATGAAACTACCTAGCCACTGGGATAGCTTTATCAAAATATTTCAGAAGAAATTTGATTCTGAAATAGTATATGATAGAGTACATGTTTTTCAAAATGAAGAAGTCATCAATGAGCGTTTTACTACTTACGAGTTTGCAACGTATTTGCCTGGTTATATTCCGGTAGCTGATGACTCTGGTGGTCAGGTAGCTGTAATTTCTAATAATGATGAGGATGCAAAAGTATATTTTACATCGTACGGAACATTGCAGGAAAAAGATTTCAAAATATTGGATCGAGATTTACTGCATTGGATGCAGCAAAAATTTCCTTTTGATAAAAGAAATGATAAAATGACTGAAATGACAGCAGAACAACAAGCTTTATTTGAAAAAGAAAATGATAAGATGCGGCAAAAGGTTAATCAATTTCAATCGCTCCTTAATTTCTGGAAACAATCCTATCCAATTGAAAACCTAAGCCTGCCTGAAAACTATCCGGTAATGGAAAATATTCTGGCTTTTCAAGATGGGTATGCTTTTAATTCTGTCTTAACTAAAAGTTTGATTGGAGAAAAAAAAGGAGATTTTAAGGAAAGCTGGTTAGTTATTGCCAGTAACTATTTTGCAGATCCTTTTTTTATTGATTTTAATGAAGCACAAGAGAATTTTCCTATATATTTTGCCTTTCATGGTGCAGGAAAATGGACCCCTATAAAAGTTGCAGATAGTATTGATGGATTTCAAGAAATACTGAACAAAATTTTCGAAAATAGATTTGATAAAAACTATCTGGATTCATTTCTAAAGGAATTGACGATTTCGGGAAACGAGTTTTGGGAAGAAGTGTATCAAAATGTGTCAGACATGCCAGATAGAGCAGAGGAAGAGCAACGCCAAAAGAATTATGAATCAGACTGGCGTGAGGCAGAAGTTTACATCACGGATATTGGTCCAAATAAAATGAAAATTGTTTCTTTATTAAAGAAAATATATAAATTATCAGGTGCTGAAGCTCTTCAAATGAGTAAAGAAAACCGGATTCTATACTATAAAGGCCCTAGAAAATGGATACAGGTAAGCGTCGAAGAATTAGAAAATTTAGGAGCGACAACGGAAATCGTTATGCTA containing:
- a CDS encoding MFS transporter, producing the protein MNISPKRWQALNFLIAGAFLSPLDYFIVNMALPSIKNAFKASDHQLQMVIAIYGLTYAALVVCGGILGDLYGRKSIFTLGLYTFLFSSLACAFSPTITWLIIARLFQGVGASLLAPQVLASIKVLFNTKEQPKAVSLFSSVFGLASVIGQLLGGLLLSMHWGSVSWEMVFLVNIPITVICIIGIHFTMDHHHREANSGIDFTGSLLMILALLMLICPLIFGQKYHWAWWIFGILVTGISLLVVFFKYEMYLLKKNRPVLIDPTLLEHKPFALSLLIIFFYNFTAGLFICYPYYLQQFLHQDSMQTGIAIVPYGIAFFLGPFIASKIQSVPHKVIYIGLGLLITGFIFSALAFYVQQKPSLITNITLFMAGLGHGIIMPMMMRTAISFASKDKAGQASGLISIGIQIGSVTGGAIIGTLFFNMIETLGFPTSFALAIAMIGGFQLMGIWGNIRLKKYIQQL
- a CDS encoding MarR family winged helix-turn-helix transcriptional regulator, which gives rise to MDFDFIKDLGYKALDSRLKRISDRMSHDVRKFYKEFGIDVEPNWYLIFMLLQKKNEVSITDIAEPLGYSHPSVVVIVKKMTEKGYLIIKKDEVDKRKQLISLSQKAIEMLPQLEQIWDSCEKAILQLLEDDLSIFSYLDTIDQGLKTDSFHHRFKQEYLKSIDS
- a CDS encoding SMI1/KNR4 family protein gives rise to the protein MKLPSHWDSFIKIFQKKFDSEIVYDRVHVFQNEEVINERFTTYEFATYLPGYIPVADDSGGQVAVISNNDEDAKVYFTSYGTLQEKDFKILDRDLLHWMQQKFPFDKRNDKMTEMTAEQQALFEKENDKMRQKVNQFQSLLNFWKQSYPIENLSLPENYPVMENILAFQDGYAFNSVLTKSLIGEKKGDFKESWLVIASNYFADPFFIDFNEAQENFPIYFAFHGAGKWTPIKVADSIDGFQEILNKIFENRFDKNYLDSFLKELTISGNEFWEEVYQNVSDMPDRAEEEQRQKNYESDWREAEVYITDIGPNKMKIVSLLKKIYKLSGAEALQMSKENRILYYKGPRKWIQVSVEELENLGATTEIVMLDLE
- a CDS encoding MFS transporter, translating into MQDRKTAVTKMPKACFLLFFAHGLVFSSWASRIPIIKDALSINEAELGTLLLLMPIGQLSTMVLAGKLISKYGSSQIIKSCFLLYPAFLLLIGLSPSYWVLAAVLFFFGVTGNMCNIAINTQAIEIETITKKTLLSSYHGAWCFAGLVGAILGLLMINLNVGTFYHFVFTFVLVMSLWLYSKGHLTNIIHKAEPQTQSIFKFVNPTLVGLGIIGFLSMAIEGAMFDWSGVYFQTIVKAPEKLVILGYTSFILMMTLGRFIGNRVIEKYGKKIVLQCCGILMSSGLFLSVFFPELWICIIAFMIIGLGSSLSVPSVYSTVGKVSKVAPSIALSFVSSISFLGFLMGPPLIGFIAEWFDLRYSYGLFACFGILLAIMAGQMKVFRSK
- a CDS encoding AraC family transcriptional regulator, with protein sequence MKGLNLEGIKVKKIQLKGEEVILKTKSFLSFVYVVKGKGNLLYDERSIDFTEGKLFIIPQQESYHFESENAALITIECPIEFINKIRLEADRIESCENLYKLQYISNNYHARAGCVFRNKSDEGFAETLILQIAEEFNNKAEDYLIIRNCISILLNLIARNIIQSETSDLQENKKAFSIMKIITYIQQHIKDREKTGLQAIAEHFGISGNYFGEYFKQQTGISYQDYVLDYRLKLVETYLKYSSIRLSEIAYDLQFSDESHLSKLFKKYRGITPGAYRKNMKEEK
- a CDS encoding helix-turn-helix domain-containing protein; translated protein: MIVDHKPKFEGLCIEHYKANTVSKFCKRAPKLNKLLLCFVSKGELNLKINTLPFHIKENSIIMLLPDTDLTDLSCSDDLELSVFYISLDFISTYSFLTVLLASDEIKFNPAILVKDTAKDLIWSTVKLIQDYHSKTKEESTVETVQYLLYALLEQVSKLYLPVIKNNSLLQTRSQDIIDHFFELLNKHGHLERSVLFYSDQLHLSPQYLSSLIKKETGKPIKQWISYRVIKHAKELLKTTSLSIKEISNQLQFVDSSLFCRYFRRCTGITANTYRENYRIKNK